The following proteins are co-located in the Phycisphaerales bacterium genome:
- a CDS encoding thiolase family protein has product MAANTTPVILAAKRTPIGKFFGGLSKVHSPHLGAYAIQGIAADSPALANAFKSGQVDEVIMGCVLQAGLGQNPARQAALKAGLPDTTSAQTVNKVCGSGLQAVMTAAQSIRAGDNQLVIAGGFENMTAAPHFARVRDGVKFGPTNFEDHMQYDGLRCAFECWGMTNAADHIAKKYEVSRADQDRFSAQSHQRAAEAAKAGHFKSETVALSAEQIGDKKYNAGNGVSIDEGVRAESTAEVLAKLRPVPGHEFITAGNASQISDGGAAVVVASMATAEQLGVKPIARVVAYHTSGVAPKDIFAAPIAGIEGVLQKAGLSAKDIDLFEINEAFAAQVLCNVKALSLDEKRINICGGGVALGHPIGASGARVLTTLIHQLHRTGGKRGVAALCLGGGNSVAMVIEV; this is encoded by the coding sequence ATGGCAGCCAACACCACCCCCGTCATCCTCGCGGCCAAGCGCACCCCCATCGGCAAGTTCTTCGGCGGCCTCTCCAAGGTCCACAGTCCCCACCTCGGCGCCTACGCCATCCAGGGGATCGCGGCCGACAGCCCCGCCCTCGCCAACGCCTTCAAGTCCGGCCAGGTCGATGAGGTCATCATGGGCTGCGTGCTCCAGGCCGGCCTGGGCCAGAACCCCGCCCGCCAGGCCGCCCTCAAGGCCGGCCTCCCCGACACCACCTCCGCCCAGACCGTCAACAAGGTCTGCGGCTCGGGCCTTCAGGCGGTGATGACCGCCGCGCAGTCCATCCGCGCCGGCGACAACCAGCTCGTCATCGCCGGCGGCTTCGAGAACATGACCGCGGCCCCGCACTTCGCCCGCGTCCGCGACGGCGTCAAGTTCGGCCCCACGAACTTCGAAGACCACATGCAGTACGACGGCCTCCGCTGCGCCTTTGAGTGCTGGGGCATGACCAACGCCGCCGACCACATCGCCAAGAAGTACGAGGTCAGCCGCGCCGACCAGGACCGCTTCTCCGCCCAGAGCCACCAGCGCGCCGCCGAGGCCGCGAAGGCCGGCCACTTCAAGAGCGAGACGGTTGCCCTTTCCGCCGAGCAGATCGGCGACAAGAAGTACAACGCCGGCAACGGCGTCAGCATCGACGAGGGCGTCCGCGCCGAGTCCACCGCCGAGGTGCTCGCCAAGCTCCGCCCCGTCCCCGGCCACGAGTTCATCACCGCCGGCAACGCCAGCCAGATCAGTGACGGCGGCGCGGCCGTGGTCGTCGCCTCCATGGCCACGGCCGAGCAGCTGGGCGTCAAGCCCATCGCCAGGGTGGTCGCCTACCACACCAGCGGCGTCGCCCCCAAGGACATCTTCGCGGCCCCCATCGCGGGCATCGAGGGCGTGCTCCAGAAGGCCGGCCTCTCCGCCAAGGACATCGATCTCTTCGAGATCAACGAGGCCTTCGCCGCGCAGGTCCTCTGCAACGTCAAGGCCCTCTCCCTCGACGAGAAGCGCATCAACATCTGCGGCGGCGGCGTGGCCCTGGGCCACCCCATCGGCGCCTCGGGCGCCCGTGTCCTCACCACCCTCATCCACCAGCTCCACCGCACCGGCGGCAAGCGCGGCGTCGCCGCCCTCTGCCTCGGCGGCGGCAACTCGGTGGCGATGGTGATCGAGGTCTGA
- a CDS encoding ABC transporter ATP-binding protein, whose product MVAETRPPAATPSGTGQQPVTLQIRALTKVYKIGSEQVHALRGVDLTVRRNEFVAIMGSSGSGKSTLMNILGCLDQPTSGSYELNGKLTHTMGPGALARVRNEEIGFVFQSFELLNRATALKNVMLPLIYSRRHWLSARKRAKAALEKVGLEHRIKHKPNQLSGGQRQRVAVARALVNEPSILLADEPTGNLDSTTSEEIIGLFKELHRSGQTIVIVTHEEDIAGHAERIVRLKDGRIVSDHPTTHDPIHQDYLARALDAAKRAAEPTLVPTA is encoded by the coding sequence ATGGTGGCTGAAACCCGCCCGCCCGCAGCGACTCCATCCGGTACGGGGCAGCAGCCCGTCACCCTCCAGATCCGCGCCCTCACCAAGGTCTACAAGATCGGCAGCGAGCAGGTCCACGCCCTCCGCGGCGTCGACCTCACCGTCCGCCGCAACGAGTTCGTCGCCATCATGGGCTCCTCCGGTTCGGGCAAGTCCACGCTCATGAACATCCTCGGCTGCCTCGACCAGCCCACCAGCGGCAGCTACGAGCTCAACGGCAAGCTCACCCACACCATGGGCCCCGGCGCCCTCGCCCGCGTCCGCAACGAGGAGATCGGCTTCGTCTTCCAGTCCTTCGAACTCCTCAACCGCGCCACCGCCCTCAAGAACGTCATGCTCCCGCTCATCTACTCGCGCCGCCACTGGCTCAGCGCCCGCAAGCGGGCCAAGGCAGCGCTCGAGAAGGTCGGCCTCGAGCACCGCATCAAGCACAAGCCCAACCAGCTCTCCGGCGGCCAGCGCCAGCGCGTGGCCGTGGCCCGCGCCCTGGTGAACGAGCCCTCCATCCTGCTCGCCGACGAGCCCACCGGCAACCTGGACTCCACCACCAGCGAGGAGATCATCGGCCTCTTCAAAGAGCTCCACCGCAGCGGCCAGACCATCGTCATCGTCACCCACGAGGAGGACATCGCCGGCCACGCCGAGCGCATCGTCCGCCTCAAGGACGGCCGGATCGTCTCCGACCACCCCACCACCCACGACCCCATCCACCAGGACTACCTCGCCCGCGCCCTCGATGCCGCCAAGCGCGCCGCCGAACCAACCCTCGTCCCCACCGCCTAG
- a CDS encoding glycosyltransferase family 4 protein has protein sequence MPSNPPKPVFLIISQVYVPDPASVGQHIADAAAEMSRRGYHAVVYASARGYDDPTKRYPSREMLNGVDVRRLPLSSFGKKSIAIRLLAQWLFVLQAMLRSLFLRNVAGIMVSTSPPFCGFAGAVLSRLKGVPVKYWLMDLNPDQMIALGKARPGSLQVRVFDFFNRMILRRSSDIVMMDRFMLERVKKKGVPVEDKTAVMPPWSHEEEVHDIPHEQNPFRAKHNLAGKFVVMYSGNHSPANPLATLLDAAERVQDLPNVVFMFIGGGGGKKEVDDRIARGVTNIRSLPYQPLSEIKYSLSAADVHVVSIGDEVVGIVHPCKVYGAMAVSRPILLLGPNPSHVSDLIVNHRIGWHINHGDVDGAERVLREMATTTGDRLADMGQRAGQVVATTLSKKSLQGRFCDVLERGLRTQPNSSARALTGAAHP, from the coding sequence GTGCCCAGCAACCCCCCCAAACCGGTCTTCCTGATCATCAGTCAGGTGTACGTGCCCGACCCGGCCTCCGTCGGCCAGCACATCGCCGATGCCGCCGCGGAGATGTCGCGCCGCGGCTACCACGCCGTGGTCTACGCCTCCGCCCGCGGCTACGACGACCCCACCAAGCGATACCCCTCGCGCGAGATGCTCAACGGCGTCGATGTCCGCCGCCTGCCCCTCTCCAGCTTCGGCAAGAAGTCCATCGCCATCCGCCTGCTCGCCCAGTGGCTGTTCGTGCTCCAGGCGATGCTGCGGTCGCTGTTCCTGCGCAACGTCGCCGGCATCATGGTCTCCACCAGCCCGCCCTTCTGCGGCTTCGCCGGCGCGGTGCTCAGCCGCCTCAAGGGCGTGCCCGTGAAGTACTGGCTCATGGACCTGAACCCAGACCAGATGATCGCGCTGGGCAAGGCCCGCCCCGGCTCGCTCCAGGTGCGCGTGTTCGACTTCTTCAACCGCATGATCCTGCGCCGCTCCAGCGACATCGTCATGATGGACCGCTTCATGCTCGAGCGCGTGAAGAAGAAGGGCGTGCCCGTCGAGGACAAGACCGCCGTCATGCCGCCCTGGTCCCACGAGGAAGAGGTCCACGACATCCCCCACGAGCAGAACCCCTTCCGCGCGAAGCACAACCTCGCCGGCAAGTTCGTGGTCATGTACTCGGGCAACCACAGCCCCGCCAACCCGCTCGCGACGCTCCTCGACGCCGCGGAGCGCGTGCAGGATCTGCCCAACGTTGTCTTCATGTTCATCGGCGGCGGCGGCGGCAAGAAGGAAGTGGACGACCGCATCGCCAGGGGCGTGACGAACATCCGCAGCCTGCCCTACCAGCCCCTCAGCGAGATCAAGTACTCGCTCTCAGCCGCGGACGTGCACGTGGTCTCCATCGGCGACGAGGTTGTGGGCATCGTGCACCCGTGCAAGGTCTACGGGGCGATGGCCGTGAGCCGCCCCATCCTGCTCCTTGGGCCCAACCCCAGCCACGTCTCCGACCTCATCGTCAACCACCGCATCGGCTGGCACATCAACCACGGCGACGTCGACGGGGCCGAGCGCGTGCTCCGCGAGATGGCGACCACCACCGGCGACCGCCTCGCCGACATGGGCCAGCGCGCGGGGCAGGTTGTCGCCACCACCCTCAGCAAAAAGAGTCTCCAGGGCCGCTTCTGCGACGTCCTCGAGCGCGGCCTCCGCACGCAGCCAAACAGCAGTGCGCGAGCTCTTACCGGAGCGGCCCACCCATGA
- a CDS encoding glycosyltransferase family 2 protein: MTVAAQPTSRPRPAPALRSNITVVIPTFNEELNLPHALASVLQWAEAVHVVDSGSTDRTRDIAREAGATVTERSWLGYAAQKNWALDNLPIQTDWVFILDSDESVTPELRDEMLAIAQRDPANITESGFYVNRLTYFLGKPIRHCGYFPSYNLRLFKRGRARYEDRDVHEHMIVDGPTASLKHIMLHEDRRGLEHFIAKHNRYSTLEAGQLVRERQNPLPDDPAAKERGIAVRRWLKRKVLPRLPVSGLWRFLYMYIVRAGFLDGVNGFRFCLLLSTYDVFISLKLAEIRSAAASNAAVLPARGLAIPEGALATERAVSTPTVATHAPAAPPPAPTTIAAPAIAPLGAPATPDAPPLAEPRRHRADALERELNPTAMPPGAWPAVKSVPVSILVPVKNEQRNIVECLRRCQWATELVVVDSQSTDPTIELSQAMGADVYQFHYDRASGWPKKKNWALDKIPWKNEWVMILDADEYMTPELADEIRRVVTGQYTPKDPALAGCGDGYWVNRRFMFFGQWLRGCGYYPSWNVRLLKHKVGRYERIGTLGDTGSGDNEVHEHIVLSTGKAGYLEHEFLHYAYPDLTAWIEKHNRYTSWEAHAMEARDEGAVRARLFGEPIERRRWLKRMARGLPFRPTLRFIYAYAFQKGWRDGYAGFVMCRLLAWYEFVSIAKYRERKALHSDRARREASMTGGRHL, from the coding sequence ATGACCGTTGCCGCTCAGCCCACATCTCGCCCGCGCCCCGCGCCCGCCCTCCGCAGCAACATCACCGTCGTCATCCCCACCTTCAACGAGGAGCTCAACCTCCCCCACGCCCTCGCCAGCGTGCTTCAGTGGGCCGAGGCCGTGCACGTCGTGGACTCCGGCTCCACCGACCGCACCCGCGACATCGCCCGCGAGGCCGGCGCCACCGTCACCGAGCGCTCCTGGCTGGGCTACGCCGCGCAGAAGAACTGGGCCCTGGACAACCTGCCCATCCAGACCGACTGGGTCTTCATCCTCGACAGCGACGAGAGCGTCACGCCCGAGCTGCGCGACGAGATGCTCGCCATCGCCCAGCGCGATCCCGCGAACATCACCGAGTCGGGCTTCTACGTCAACCGCCTCACCTACTTCCTGGGCAAGCCCATCCGCCACTGCGGCTACTTCCCCAGCTACAACCTCCGCCTCTTCAAGCGCGGACGCGCCCGCTACGAGGACCGCGACGTCCACGAGCACATGATCGTCGACGGGCCCACCGCATCCCTCAAGCACATCATGCTGCACGAGGACCGGCGCGGCCTTGAGCACTTCATCGCCAAGCACAACCGCTACTCCACCCTCGAGGCCGGCCAGCTCGTCCGCGAACGTCAGAACCCCCTGCCCGACGACCCCGCCGCCAAGGAGCGCGGCATCGCCGTGCGTCGCTGGCTCAAGCGCAAGGTCCTGCCGCGCCTGCCCGTTTCTGGCCTGTGGCGCTTCCTCTACATGTACATCGTGCGAGCCGGCTTCCTTGACGGCGTCAACGGCTTCCGCTTCTGCCTGCTGCTCTCCACCTACGACGTCTTCATCAGCCTCAAGCTCGCGGAAATCCGCAGTGCCGCCGCCAGCAACGCCGCCGTGCTGCCCGCCCGCGGCCTTGCAATCCCGGAGGGCGCTCTGGCCACCGAGCGCGCGGTGAGCACGCCCACGGTCGCCACGCACGCGCCCGCGGCGCCACCGCCTGCGCCCACAACCATCGCCGCACCCGCGATCGCGCCCCTCGGCGCGCCCGCGACGCCCGATGCTCCTCCGCTCGCCGAGCCCCGCCGCCATCGCGCCGACGCCCTCGAGCGCGAGCTCAACCCCACCGCCATGCCCCCGGGCGCCTGGCCCGCCGTCAAGAGCGTCCCCGTCTCCATCCTCGTGCCCGTCAAGAACGAGCAGCGCAACATCGTCGAGTGCCTCCGCCGCTGCCAGTGGGCCACCGAGCTCGTCGTCGTGGACAGCCAGTCCACCGACCCCACCATCGAGCTCTCGCAGGCGATGGGCGCCGACGTCTACCAGTTCCACTACGACCGCGCCAGCGGATGGCCCAAGAAGAAGAACTGGGCTCTGGACAAGATCCCTTGGAAGAACGAGTGGGTCATGATCCTCGACGCCGACGAGTACATGACCCCCGAGCTCGCCGACGAGATCCGGCGCGTCGTCACCGGCCAGTACACGCCCAAAGACCCCGCCCTCGCCGGCTGCGGCGACGGCTACTGGGTCAACCGCCGCTTCATGTTCTTCGGCCAGTGGCTCCGCGGCTGCGGCTACTACCCCTCCTGGAACGTCCGCCTCCTCAAGCACAAGGTCGGCCGCTACGAGCGCATCGGCACTCTGGGCGACACCGGCAGCGGCGACAACGAGGTGCACGAGCACATCGTCCTCTCCACCGGCAAGGCCGGGTACTTGGAGCACGAGTTCCTCCACTACGCCTACCCCGACCTCACCGCCTGGATCGAGAAGCACAACCGCTACACCAGCTGGGAAGCTCACGCCATGGAGGCCCGCGACGAGGGCGCGGTCCGAGCCCGCCTCTTCGGCGAGCCCATCGAGCGCCGCCGCTGGCTCAAGCGCATGGCTCGCGGCCTGCCCTTCCGCCCCACCCTCCGCTTCATCTACGCCTACGCCTTCCAGAAGGGTTGGCGCGACGGCTACGCCGGCTTCGTCATGTGTCGCCTCCTCGCCTGGTACGAATTCGTCTCCATCGCCAAGTACCGCGAGCGCAAGGCCCTCCACTCCGACCGCGCCCGGCGCGAAGCTTCAATGACCGGAGGCCGCCACCTGTGA
- a CDS encoding efflux RND transporter periplasmic adaptor subunit, whose amino-acid sequence MWKWVLAFVVIVAALAGAGTYFFKQSGLADDLRQWMNPESKPKTVRVGAAIKDDLVRTISTPGEIEPKTKVEISAQVSARIIALPFRENDRVKAGDVLIRLDARDLQALLESAKASLKSEQARYEGARAALENALSERTRRQKLAETGDISKAELDQFETEYRRAESAMRVAEHSIEIAKANILRAEKDLDNTTITAPFDGVVTKLNAEVGETVVVGTLNNPGSIIMEVADLGVMLLKAKIDEANIAFVKEGQKARVYVNSFPDTPIIGTVEHVGLKKEVDKDMTAYFLTDIVLEAPADMVLRSGMTANADIEVETYREVIKVPSQAVLDRVREELPAAITADNPLIDKNKKFVRVVYVMNEGKARSVPVTTGASDLTDTMILRGLKEGDRIIVGPFKELVNLRDDHLVMEEGTQPDPAKSGDTKTATAKDGAHGG is encoded by the coding sequence GTGTGGAAGTGGGTCCTCGCCTTCGTGGTTATCGTCGCCGCGCTCGCCGGCGCCGGCACCTACTTCTTCAAGCAGTCCGGCCTCGCGGATGACCTCCGCCAGTGGATGAACCCCGAGAGCAAGCCCAAAACCGTCCGTGTCGGCGCGGCCATCAAGGACGACCTCGTCCGCACCATCTCCACCCCCGGCGAGATCGAGCCCAAGACCAAGGTCGAGATCTCCGCCCAGGTCTCCGCCCGCATCATCGCCCTGCCCTTCCGCGAGAACGACCGCGTCAAGGCCGGCGACGTCCTGATCCGCCTCGACGCCCGCGACCTCCAGGCCCTCCTCGAATCCGCGAAAGCCTCCCTCAAGTCCGAGCAGGCCCGCTACGAGGGCGCCCGCGCGGCCCTCGAGAACGCACTCTCCGAGCGCACCCGCCGCCAGAAGCTCGCCGAGACCGGCGACATCTCCAAGGCCGAGCTCGACCAGTTCGAGACCGAGTACCGGCGTGCCGAGAGCGCCATGCGCGTGGCCGAGCACTCCATCGAAATCGCCAAGGCCAACATCCTCCGCGCCGAGAAGGACCTGGACAACACCACCATCACCGCCCCTTTCGACGGCGTCGTCACCAAGCTCAACGCCGAGGTGGGCGAGACCGTCGTCGTCGGCACCCTCAACAACCCCGGCAGCATCATCATGGAGGTCGCCGACCTCGGGGTGATGCTCCTCAAGGCCAAGATCGACGAGGCCAACATCGCGTTCGTCAAGGAAGGGCAGAAGGCCCGCGTCTACGTCAACTCCTTCCCCGACACGCCCATCATCGGCACCGTCGAGCACGTCGGCCTCAAGAAGGAGGTCGACAAGGACATGACCGCCTACTTCCTCACCGACATCGTCCTCGAAGCGCCCGCCGACATGGTCCTCCGCTCGGGCATGACCGCCAACGCCGACATCGAGGTCGAGACCTACCGCGAAGTCATCAAGGTCCCCAGCCAGGCCGTGCTTGATCGCGTGCGCGAGGAGCTGCCCGCCGCCATCACCGCCGACAACCCGCTCATCGACAAGAACAAGAAGTTCGTCCGCGTCGTCTACGTCATGAACGAGGGCAAGGCCCGCTCCGTCCCCGTCACCACCGGCGCCAGCGACCTCACCGACACCATGATCCTCCGCGGCCTCAAAGAGGGCGACCGCATCATCGTCGGTCCTTTCAAAGAGCTCGTGAACCTCCGGGACGACCACCTCGTCATGGAGGAGGGCACGCAGCCGGACCCAGCCAAAAGCGGCGACACCAAGACCGCCACCGCCAAGGACGGCGCGCATGGTGGCTGA